One genomic region from Onychostoma macrolepis isolate SWU-2019 chromosome 23, ASM1243209v1, whole genome shotgun sequence encodes:
- the kif1b gene encoding kinesin-like protein KIF1B isoform X1, protein MSGASVKVAVRVRPFNSRETSKDSKCIIQMQGNSTTILNPKNPKEPPKSFSFDYSYWSHTSPDDPSFASQSLVYNDIGKEMLQHAFEGYNVCIFAYGQTGAGKSYTMMGKQEEGQEGIIPLLCEDLFEKINDNNNEEISYSVEVAYMEIYCERVRDLLNPKNKGNLRVREHPLLGPYVEDLSKLAVTSYTDIADLMDAGNKARTVAATNMNETSSRSHAVFTIVFTQRKYDSETDLSTEKVSKISLVDLAGSERADSTGAKGTRLKEGANINKSLTTLGKVISALAEVDNCTSKSKKKKKTDFIPYRDSVLTWLLRENLGGNSRTAMVAALSPADINYDETLSTLRYADRAKQIKCNAVINEDPNAKLVRELKDEVTRLKDLLRAQGLGDILDIEPMGDDYLGSGSKYLKDIHNNKHRYLLASENQRPGHFSTAPMGCLTASPSSGSLCSQVGLQSVSSIQERIMSTPGGEEAIERLKESEKIIAELNETWEEKLRKTEAIRMEREALLAEMGVAIREDGGTLGVFSPKKTPHLVNLNEDPLMSECLLYYIKDGITRVGQADAERRQDIVLSGAHIKEEHCIFRSERNANGDVIVTLEPCEGSETYVNGKRVNSAVQLRSGNRIIMGKNHVFRFNHPEQARAEREKTPTAETPVEPVDWTFAQRELLEKQGIDMKQEMEKRLTEMEILYKKEKEEADQLLEQQRLVYESKLQELQKQVETRSLAAETPDEEEEEEEEDEVPWTQHEYELAQWAFRKWRYHQFTSLRDQLWGNAVYLKEANAISVELKKKVQFQFVLLTDTLYSPLPPELLPPEPEKERDTRPFPRTVVAVEVQDLKNGATHYWSLEKLKQRLDQMREMYDRAGEMASSNQSEDVEGALTGSDPFYDRFHWFKLVGSSPIFHGCVNERLADRTPSPTFSTTDSEITELADERQSEMEDFMDDEAFVDDTSSDAGTEEGSDIFSDGQDPFYDRSPWFILVGRAFVYLSNLLYPVPLVHRVAIVTEKGEVRGFLRVGVQAIAADEEAPDYGSGVRQSGTAKISFDNEYFKKSDFSSVVMTRSGLSLEELRIVEGQGQSSEVITPSEEMNRINDMDLKLGNVDTKLGDGLAEHLEVGSIFTFRVTVLQASGIPPEYADIFCQFNFLHRHDEAFSTEPLKNTGKGAPLGFYHVQNISVEVTESFIEYIKTKPIVFEVFGHYQQHPLHIHGQEVVSPSQPSRKYYPPPMPLSKPVPATKLNTITKSNLGQCVSKYDLLAWFEISELEPTGDYIPAVVDHTGGLPCHGTYLLHQGIQRRITVTLIHEKGSELHWKDVRELVVGRIRNKPEVDDSAADAVLSLNIISAKNLKSSHNSSRTFYRFEAVWDSSLHNSLLLNRVTPYGEKIYMTLSAYLELDHCIQPAIITKDICMVFYSRDAKISPPRSLRNLFGSGYSKTPDCNKVTGIYELSLCKIADTGSPGMQRRRRKVLDTSVAYVRGEENLAGWRPRGDSLILEHQWELEKLEQLHEVEKTRHLLLLREKLGETPPPKCLSDSLSPSLSSGTLSTSTSISSQISSTTFESAITPSESSGYDSTDIESLVDREKELATKCLRLLTHTFNSEYNQMCNSISDCKLSDISPMGRDPSVTSFSSATLTPSSTCPSLSDSRTPEANSRATSPSCSDYENFPMVPILETSYLARAGKHEFLNLVPDIEEMRPGSVVSKKGFLSFMEPRSNSWVKHFVVVRRPYVFIYNNDKDPVERGVLNLSTAQVEYSEDQQAMLKTPNTFAVCTKHRGILLQANNDKDMNDWLYAFNPLLAGTIRSKLARRRSSLMKN, encoded by the exons CTATTTTGAACCCCAAGAACCCAAAGGAACCACCCAAATCCTTCAGCTTCGACTACTCGTACTGGTCTCACACCTCA CCGGATGACCCCAGCTTTGCGTCACAAAGCCTTGTGTACAATGACATCGGGAAGGAGATGTTGCAGCATGCTTTTGAGGGATATAACGTATGTATATTCGCCTACGGACAGACCGGAGCTGGCAAGTCCTACACCATGATGGGAAAGCAAGAGGAAGGACAGGAAGGCATTATTCCTCTG CTCTGTGAAGATCTCTTTGAGAAAATCAATGACAATAACAATGAGGAGATCTCGTACTCGGTGGAG GTGGCTTATATGGAGATATACTGTGAGCGAGTGAGGGACCTGCTAAACCCTAAGAATAAAGGGAACCTGCGTGTCAGGGAACATCCTCTACTTGGGCCGTATGTTGAAGACCTGTCAAAACTGGCCGTCACCTCTTACACAGACATAGCTGACCTCATGGATGCTGGTAACAAAGCCAG AACTGTTGCCGCCACCAACATGAATGAGACGAGCAGCCGCTCTCATGCAGTATTCACTATTGTTTTCACCCAGAGGAAGTATGACAGTGAGACAGATCTGTCCACAGAGAAG GTCAGCAAAATCAGCCTGGTGGATCTGGCAGGAAGTGAGCGTGCTGACTCAACAGGGGCCAAAGGAACCAGACTGAAG GAGGGAGCAAACATCAATAAATCTCTAACTACACTAGGAAAGGTTATTTCAGCCCTAGCTGAGGTG GATAACTGTACCAGCAAG agcaagaagaaaaagaagacaGACTTCATTCCTTACCGAGACTCAGTGTTGACATGGCTGCTAAGAGAGAATTTAG GAGGGAACTCAAGGACAGCGATGGTGGCCGCCCTGAGTCCTGCTGACATTAACTACGATGAAACTCTCAGCACACTCCG ATATGCAGACAGAGCCAAGCAGATCAAGTGCAACGCAGTCATCAACGAGGACCCGAACGCCAAACTGGTGCGGGAGCTGAAGGACGAGGTGACACGTCTAAAGGATCTGCTCCGTGCCCAGGGCCTTGGGGACATTCTGGACA TCGAGCCAATGGGGGATGATTACCTTGGAAGTGGAAGCAAAT ACCTGAAAGATATACACAACAATAAGCATAGATACTTGCTTGCCTCAGAGAACCAACGGCCTGGCCATTTCTCCACAGCACCTATGGGCTGCCTGACAGCCTCTCCGTCCTCAGGCTCTCTGTGCAGCCAGGTAGGGCTCCAGTCCGTCTCAAGCATCCAGGAGCGCATCATGTCCACGCCGGGCGGAGAAGAGGCCATCGAGAGGCTGAAG GAGTCAGAGAAGATCATAGCCGAGCTGAATGAGACCTGGGAGGAGAAGCTGAGGAAGACTGAGGCCATCCGTATGGAGAG AGAGGCGCTGCTGGCAGAGATGGGAGTGGCCATACGGGAGGATGGGGGAACCCTGGGTGTCTTCTCTCCTAAAAAG ACCCCTCACCTGGTGAACCTGAACGAGGATCCTTTGATGTCAGAATGTCTGCTTTATTATATAAAAGATGGAATAACAAG GGTGGGCCAGGCAGATGCAGAAAGAAGACAGGATATTGTTCTAAGCGGAGCGCACATCAAAGAGGAGCACTGTATTTTCCGCAGTGAGAGGAATGCCAACGGAGATG TGATTGTCACGTTGGAGCCATGTGAAGGATCCGAAACATATGTGAACGGAAAACGTGTGAATTCTGCAGTCCAACTGCGCTCAG GTAACCGCATTATCATGGGAAAGAACCATGTGTTCCGGTTTAACCATCCTGAGCAGGCTCGCGCTGAGCGTGAGAAGACCCCCACAGCAGAGACCCCCGTAGAGCCAGTGGACTGGACCTTCGCCCAAAGAGAACTGCTGGAGAAACAGGGTATCGACATGAAGCAAGAGATGGAGAAACG GCTTACAGAAATGGAGATCCTGTACAAAAAAGAGAAGGAAGAAGCGGACCAGCTGCTTGAGCAACAGAGACTG GTATATGAGAGTAAACTGCAAGAGCTGCAGAAACAGGTGGAGACTCGCTCACTGGCTGCAGAGACCCCAgatgaagaggaagaagaagaggaagaggatgaag TGCCCTGGACCCAGCATGAGTATGAGCTGGCCCAGTGGGCTTTCAGGAAGTGGAGATACCACCAGTTCACCTCTCTCAGAGACCAACTGTGGGGCAACGCTGTATACCTCAAAGAAGCCAATGCCATCAGTGTGGAGCTCAAGAAAAAG GTCCAGTTCCAGTTTGTCTTACTCACGGACACCCTCTACTCTCCACTGCCCCCGGAGCTGCTGCCTCCAGAACCAGAGAAAGAGCGTGACACCAGGCCTTTCCCTCGAACAGTGGTGGCTGTGGAGGTTCAGGACTTGAAGAACGGAGCCACTCACTATTGGTCCCTGGAGAAACTCAA GCAGAGGCTGGACCAGATGCGAGAGATGTATGACCGTGCAGGCGAGATGGCCTCGTCCAATCAGAGTGAGGATGTGGAGGGTGCTTTGACCGGCAGTGACCCGTTCTATGACCGCTTCCATTGGTTCAAGCTGGTTGGGAG CTCACCTATTTTTCACGGCTGTGTGAACGAGCGTCTGGCCGACCGCACTCCCTCGCCCACATTCTCCACCACCGATTCTGAGATCACTGAGCTGGCCGATGAACGGCAGAGCGAGATGGAGGACTTCATGGATGACGAGGCTTTCGTGGACGACACCAGCTCAGACGCTGGGACCGAGGAAGGCTCTGACATCTTCAGCGATGGGCAGGACCCCTTCTATGACCGTTCCCCATGGTTCATCCTGGTGGGCAG AGCCTTCGTGTACCTGAGTAACCTGCTGTATCCTGTGCCTCTGGTGCACCGTGTCGCTATAGTAACAGAGAAAGGAGAGGTGCGAGGATTCCTGCGAGTGGGGGTCCAAGCCATCGCTG ctGACGAAGAGGCTCCTGATTATGGATCTGGTGTGCGTCAGTCGGGCACTGCTAAGATTTCTTTCGACAATGAGTATTTTAAAAAG AGTGATTTCTCCTCCGTGGTCATGACCCGCTCTGGCCTCTCTTTGGAAGAGCTGCGTATTGTGGAAGGTCAAGGTCAGAGTTCGGAGGTCATCACCCCTTCAGAAGAAATGAACAGAATAAATGACATGG ACTTGAAGCTTGGGAACGTGGACACAAAACTGGGTGACGGCTTGGCAGAGCATCTGGAAGTGGGCAGTATTTTCACTTTCCGCGTCACTGTTCTGCAGGCGAGCGGCATCCCGCCCGAGTACGCAGATATCTTCTGCCAGTTCAA TTTTCTCCATCGTCACGATGAGGCGTTCAGCACAGAGCCCCTGAAGAACACAGGCAAAGGTGCCCCGCTGGGCTTTTACCACGTACAGAAT ATCTCAGTGGAGGTGACGGAGTCCTTTATTGAGTACATAAAGACCAAGCCAATTGTGTTTGAAGTGTTTGGCCATTACCAACAGCACCCACTGCATATTCATGGGCAGGAAGTTGTCAG CCCTTCTCAGCCTTCCAGAAAGTACTACCCCCCACCTATGCCTTTGTCTAAACCAG TGCCAGCCACCAAACTGAACACCATTACCAAGTCTAACCTGGGTCAGTGTGTGAGCAAGTATGACCTGCTGGCCTGGTTCGAGATCAGTGAACTGGAGCCCACTGGAGA TTACATCCCAGCAGTAGTAGATCACACAGGAGGTCTTCCCTGTCATGGCACGTACCTTTTGCACCAG GGCATTCAGCGTAGAATAACAGTCACTCTGATCCATGAGAAGGGCAGTGAGCTGCATTGGAAGGACGTCAGAGAGCTGGTGGTTG GTCGAATTAGAAATAAGCCAGAAGTGGATGATTCAGCTGCAGACGCAGTCCTGTCTCTCAACATCATCTCAGCTAAAAACTTGAAATCTTCTCACAACTCCAGCAG GACGTTCTACCGGTTCGAGGCTGTCTGGGACAGCTCCCTGCACAACTCTCTCCTGCTGAACCGTGTCACTCCCTACGGAGAGAAGATTTACATGACCCTGTCAGCCTATCTGGAG CTTGATCACTGCATCCAGCCTGCCATCATTACCAAGGACATCTGCATGGTCTTCTACTCCCGAGATGCTAAGATCTCTCCTCCACGCTCCCTGAGGAACCTATTCGGCAGTGGTTACTCCAAAACCCCtgactg TAATAAAGTGACTGGAATCTATGAGCTTAGCTTATGCAAAATAGCTGACACAGGAAGCCCAG GTATGCAGCGACGGAGACGAAAGGTTCTGGATACATCTGTGGCCTATGTGCGTGGAGAGGAGAACCTGGCAGGCTGGAGACCCAGAGGAGACAGTCTGATCCTGGAGCACCAGTGGGAGCTGGAGAAACTCGAGCAGTTGCATGAG GTGGAGAAGACACGTCACCTGCTGCTGCTCCGTGAGAAACTGGGTGAGACGCCGCCTCCTAAATGCCTGAGCGACTCTCTGTCTCCCAGTCTGAGCAGCGGCACCCTCAGCACCTCCACCAGCATCTCCTCCCAGATCTCCTCCACCACCTTTGAGAGCGCCATCACGCCCAGTGAGAGCAGCGGATACGACTCCACAGACATCGAGAGCTTGGTAGACCGTGAGAAGGAGCTGGCCACTAAG TGCCTCCGTCTCCTGACACACACTTTCAACAGTGAATACAACCAGATGTGCAACAGCATCAGTGACTGCAAG TTGTCGGATATCTCTCCTATGGGCCGTGATCCATCCGTCACCAGTTTCAGCAGTGCTACGCTCACACCCTCCTCCACCTGCCCCTCTTTGTCAGACTCTCG GACCCCTGAAGCTAACTCTCGTGCCACTAGCCCCTCATGCTCAGACTATGAGAACTTCCCCATGGTGCCCATTCTAGAAACGTCCTACCTGGCCCGCGCCGGCAAACACGAGTTCCTCAACCTTGTGCCTGATATTGAGGAAATGAGACCTGG GTCTGTGGTATCTAAGAAGGGATTCCTCAGTTTCATGGAGCCCCGCTCCAACTCCTGGGTAAAGCACTTTGTGGTGGTTCGTCGGCCATACGTGTTCATCTACAACAACGACAAGGACCCAGTAGAGAGGGGAGTGCTGAATTTATCCACTGCCCAGGTGGAATACAGTGAAGACCAGCAGGCCATGCTCAAG ACGCCTAATACATTCGCTGTGTGCACCAAGCACAGAGGGATCCTCCTCCAGGCCAACAATGACAAAGACATGAACGACTGGCTGTATGCCTTTAACCCACTGCTAGCAGGAACAATAAG
- the kif1b gene encoding kinesin-like protein KIF1B isoform X8, which translates to MSGASVKVAVRVRPFNSRETSKDSKCIIQMQGNSTTILNPKNPKEPPKSFSFDYSYWSHTSPDDPSFASQSLVYNDIGKEMLQHAFEGYNVCIFAYGQTGAGKSYTMMGKQEEGQEGIIPLLCEDLFEKINDNNNEEISYSVEVAYMEIYCERVRDLLNPKNKGNLRVREHPLLGPYVEDLSKLAVTSYTDIADLMDAGNKARTVAATNMNETSSRSHAVFTIVFTQRKYDSETDLSTEKVSKISLVDLAGSERADSTGAKGTRLKEGANINKSLTTLGKVISALAEVSKKKKKTDFIPYRDSVLTWLLRENLGGNSRTAMVAALSPADINYDETLSTLRYADRAKQIKCNAVINEDPNAKLVRELKDEVTRLKDLLRAQGLGDILDIEPMGDDYLGSGSKYLKDIHNNKHRYLLASENQRPGHFSTAPMGCLTASPSSGSLCSQVGLQSVSSIQERIMSTPGGEEAIERLKESEKIIAELNETWEEKLRKTEAIRMEREALLAEMGVAIREDGGTLGVFSPKKTPHLVNLNEDPLMSECLLYYIKDGITRVGQADAERRQDIVLSGAHIKEEHCIFRSERNANGDVIVTLEPCEGSETYVNGKRVNSAVQLRSGNRIIMGKNHVFRFNHPEQARAEREKTPTAETPVEPVDWTFAQRELLEKQGIDMKQEMEKRLTEMEILYKKEKEEADQLLEQQRLDGDSDSGDDSDKRSCEESWRLITSLREKLPPSKLQTIVKKCGLPSSGKRREPVKMYQIPQRRRLTKDSKWVTISDLKIQAVKEICYEVALNDFHHTRQEIEALAIVKMKELCATYNKKDPNERDSWRAVARDVWDTVGVGDERIEDVITNGRGINDMDDLKVHIDKLEDILQEVKKQNNMKDEEIRALRNKMLKMEQVIPLISNESHEKNARSAPMRARSSSEGKALEEKPNGEQSDEQVSTMMDDETSFRRGRMRWMRQEQVRLKNLQQQEISKQLRRQNGPHRFIPPEDRKLRFPFKSNPKHRNSWTPGTHIIITDEQVIELKVPKEAVQEEEDSKVEAAEPREQVMPIIHTYPTLPSPTGQRRSKDLEQGLSHRHNQSHKLHERGRSNSFNSSQRASDSMESLNSGNRKPPHPQQSYYQPRYNQNQHHYPQQQHPQFCYYNTDASNTYQQYPPNQQPSHHNNFYTPPRMRRQMSAPNLKGSRETTV; encoded by the exons CTATTTTGAACCCCAAGAACCCAAAGGAACCACCCAAATCCTTCAGCTTCGACTACTCGTACTGGTCTCACACCTCA CCGGATGACCCCAGCTTTGCGTCACAAAGCCTTGTGTACAATGACATCGGGAAGGAGATGTTGCAGCATGCTTTTGAGGGATATAACGTATGTATATTCGCCTACGGACAGACCGGAGCTGGCAAGTCCTACACCATGATGGGAAAGCAAGAGGAAGGACAGGAAGGCATTATTCCTCTG CTCTGTGAAGATCTCTTTGAGAAAATCAATGACAATAACAATGAGGAGATCTCGTACTCGGTGGAG GTGGCTTATATGGAGATATACTGTGAGCGAGTGAGGGACCTGCTAAACCCTAAGAATAAAGGGAACCTGCGTGTCAGGGAACATCCTCTACTTGGGCCGTATGTTGAAGACCTGTCAAAACTGGCCGTCACCTCTTACACAGACATAGCTGACCTCATGGATGCTGGTAACAAAGCCAG AACTGTTGCCGCCACCAACATGAATGAGACGAGCAGCCGCTCTCATGCAGTATTCACTATTGTTTTCACCCAGAGGAAGTATGACAGTGAGACAGATCTGTCCACAGAGAAG GTCAGCAAAATCAGCCTGGTGGATCTGGCAGGAAGTGAGCGTGCTGACTCAACAGGGGCCAAAGGAACCAGACTGAAG GAGGGAGCAAACATCAATAAATCTCTAACTACACTAGGAAAGGTTATTTCAGCCCTAGCTGAGGTG agcaagaagaaaaagaagacaGACTTCATTCCTTACCGAGACTCAGTGTTGACATGGCTGCTAAGAGAGAATTTAG GAGGGAACTCAAGGACAGCGATGGTGGCCGCCCTGAGTCCTGCTGACATTAACTACGATGAAACTCTCAGCACACTCCG ATATGCAGACAGAGCCAAGCAGATCAAGTGCAACGCAGTCATCAACGAGGACCCGAACGCCAAACTGGTGCGGGAGCTGAAGGACGAGGTGACACGTCTAAAGGATCTGCTCCGTGCCCAGGGCCTTGGGGACATTCTGGACA TCGAGCCAATGGGGGATGATTACCTTGGAAGTGGAAGCAAAT ACCTGAAAGATATACACAACAATAAGCATAGATACTTGCTTGCCTCAGAGAACCAACGGCCTGGCCATTTCTCCACAGCACCTATGGGCTGCCTGACAGCCTCTCCGTCCTCAGGCTCTCTGTGCAGCCAGGTAGGGCTCCAGTCCGTCTCAAGCATCCAGGAGCGCATCATGTCCACGCCGGGCGGAGAAGAGGCCATCGAGAGGCTGAAG GAGTCAGAGAAGATCATAGCCGAGCTGAATGAGACCTGGGAGGAGAAGCTGAGGAAGACTGAGGCCATCCGTATGGAGAG AGAGGCGCTGCTGGCAGAGATGGGAGTGGCCATACGGGAGGATGGGGGAACCCTGGGTGTCTTCTCTCCTAAAAAG ACCCCTCACCTGGTGAACCTGAACGAGGATCCTTTGATGTCAGAATGTCTGCTTTATTATATAAAAGATGGAATAACAAG GGTGGGCCAGGCAGATGCAGAAAGAAGACAGGATATTGTTCTAAGCGGAGCGCACATCAAAGAGGAGCACTGTATTTTCCGCAGTGAGAGGAATGCCAACGGAGATG TGATTGTCACGTTGGAGCCATGTGAAGGATCCGAAACATATGTGAACGGAAAACGTGTGAATTCTGCAGTCCAACTGCGCTCAG GTAACCGCATTATCATGGGAAAGAACCATGTGTTCCGGTTTAACCATCCTGAGCAGGCTCGCGCTGAGCGTGAGAAGACCCCCACAGCAGAGACCCCCGTAGAGCCAGTGGACTGGACCTTCGCCCAAAGAGAACTGCTGGAGAAACAGGGTATCGACATGAAGCAAGAGATGGAGAAACG GCTTACAGAAATGGAGATCCTGTACAAAAAAGAGAAGGAAGAAGCGGACCAGCTGCTTGAGCAACAGAGACTG GATGGAGACTCTGATAGTGGCGATGACTCTGATAAGAGGTCGTGCGAGGAGAGCTGGAGACTCATCACTTCACTTCGGGAGAAACTTCCTCCCAGCAAGCTCCAAACCATAGTCAAAAAGTGTGGCTTACCCAGCAGTGGTAAAAGACGAGAGCCTGTCAAAATGTACCAGATCCCTCAGCGTCGTCGCCTTACAAAGGACTCCAAATGGGTGACTATCTCTGATCTGAAGATCCAGGCAGTCAAAGAAATTTGCTATGAGGTGGCTCTGAACGATTTCCATCACACCCGTCAAGAGATTGAGGCTCTGGCCATAGTAAAAATGAAAGAGCTTTGTGCTACCTACAACAAGAAAGACCCGAATGAACGCGATTCTTGGAGAGCTGTGGCTCGAGATGTCTGGGACACTGTAGGGGTCGGGGACGAACGAATCGAAGACGTCATAACCAACGGCCGAGGAATAAATGACATGGATGACCTAAAAGTGCACATTGACAAACTGGAAGACATCCTGCAAGAGGTGAAAAAGCAGAACAACATGAAGGATGAAGAGATTAGAGCTCTCCGGAATAAGATGTTGAAGATGGAGCAAGTGATTCCACTCATTTCCAACGAGTCTCATGAGAAGAACGCTCGCAGTGCACCCATGAGAGCCCGCAGTTCCAGTGAGGGCAAAGCTCTTGAGGAGAAACCCAACGGCGAACAGTCAGACGAGCAGGTGTCTACAATGATGGATGATGAAACTTCGTTCCGACGTGGACGTATGCGTTGGATGCGACAAGAGCAGGTACGCCTCAAGAACCTCCAGCAACAGGAGATTTCCAAGCAGCTCCGGAGACAAAACGGACCTCACCGCTTCATCCCACCTGAAGACCGCAAGCTACGCTTCCCCTTCAAGAGTAACCCCAAACATCGCAACTCCTGGACCCCTGGCACTCATATCATTATCACAGATGAACAGGTGATTGAGTTGAAAGTTCCCAAAGAAGCAGTCCAGGAAGAGGAAGACAGCAAAGTGGAGGCTGCAGAGCCCAGAGAACAAGTGATGCCCATCATCCACACCTACCCTACTCTTCCTAGTCCCACGGGTCAACGTAGAAGCAAAGATTTAGAGCAAGGCCTGAGTCATAGACACAATCAAAGCCACAAACTCCATGAACGAGGTCGTAGTAACTCCTTCAACAGTAGCCAGCGTGCCTCTGACTCTATGGAGTCCCTCAATTCTGGGAACAGGAAGCCCCCTCACCCTCAACAGTCCTATTACCAGCCACGCTACAACCAAAACCAGCATCATTATCCACAACAACAGCATCCACAGTTCTGTTATTACAATACTGATGCCAGCAACACCTACCAGCAGTACCCACCTAATCAGCAGCCGAGCCACCACAACAATTTTTACACGCCACCTCGTATGCGTAGGCAAATGTCTGCCCCCAATTTGAAGGGCAGTCGAGAAACCACAGTGTGA